One Anastrepha obliqua isolate idAnaObli1 chromosome 6, idAnaObli1_1.0, whole genome shotgun sequence DNA window includes the following coding sequences:
- the LOC129250302 gene encoding uncharacterized protein LOC129250302 translates to MVSLGASGNAAKVTPGNDAPVTTAKVTKKKTNKKLSGTLLKTRYLRAKFILAKIAKNEQAGKAHEQDAEDRVKYEAAIKEYEAASAAKLNQPQQQPQQQPKPARSSAKRNRSQDVSGRVTKRSKYSSTQGAGGPSTSAAGAASRAAYSEVARDHLQVALVDAKTNSGRAVLPLWDAIEGRLSGMVARQLMDKKGPPPLFDSGEMCRGCRVIKCANQYSKEFLEKSLATVSNAWEGLSLKLIPASEIPRRPRARIWLPKMELDSSKIVPCLKLQNPEVPMDDWSVIKVEEPQQHSSAILLLINNESLEALQKQQFKLRFGLRLAKVKVFPASVALDDDLEKLGDDTKKLLDDLRLSGTDADSELGEQS, encoded by the coding sequence ATGGTTTCCTTGGGGGCCTCTGGTAATGCCGCCAAGGTGACCCCTGGCAATGATGCCCCGGTGACCACTGCGAAGGTCACCAAAAAGAAAACGAACAAGAAGTTGTCCGGTACCCTGCTCAAAACGCGCTACCTGAGGGCGAAATTCATTCTGGCAAAGATTGCCAAGAATGAACAAGCCGGTAAAGCGCACGAGCAGGACGCTGAGGACCGTGTGAAGTACGAGGCCGCGATCAAAGAGTACGAGGCCGCGTCCGCAGCAAAATTAAaccagccacaacaacaaccacaacaacagccaaAGCCGGcacggagctcggctaaacgcaACCGCTCACAGGATGTGAGTGGACGTGTGACCAAAAGGAGCAAATACTCCTCAACCCAGGGGGCTGGGGGCCCTTCAACCAGTGCGGCAGGCGCGGCCTCGAGGGCGGCTTACAGTGAGGTGGCCAGAGATCATCTCCAAGTTGCCCTCGTGGACGCGAAAACAAATAGTGGAAGAGCGGTGTTACCCCTTTGGGATGCCATTGAGGGACGGCTATCGGGCATGGTCGCCAGACAGCTCATGGATAAAAAAGGGCCACCTCCGCTCTTCGACTCAGGTGAAATGTGTCGAGGCTGCAGGGTGATAAAATGTGCCAATCAGTACTCGAAGGAGTTTCTGGAGAAGAGCCTTGCTACGGTTAGCAACGCCTGGGAAGGGCTTTCGCTAAAGCTCATCCCTGCCTCAGAAATTCCCAGGCGACCACGAGCCAGAATCTGGTTGCCGAAAATGGAGCTGGACAGTTCGAAAATTGTCCCGTGTCTCAAGCTACAGAATCCTGAGGTTCCTATGGATGACTGGTCTGTCATCAAAGTAGAAGAACCTCAGCAGCATAGCTCAGCCATATTACTGCTGATCAACAACGAGTCGCTGGAGGCACTCCAAAAACAGCAGTTTAAACTTCGCTTTGGCCTCAGGTTGGCCAAAGTGAAGGTCTTCCCCGCCTCTGTCGCCCTGGACGATGACTTGGAGAAATTGGGGGATGACACCAAGAAGCTGCTCGACGATCTGCGGCTGTCTGGGACGGACGCAGACTCTGAACTGGGGGAGCAGTCGTAA